A region of Coleofasciculus chthonoplastes PCC 7420 DNA encodes the following proteins:
- a CDS encoding mucoidy inhibitor MuiA family protein codes for MPSITPQQDIQSLTLDAPVTLVTLLEDRALVQRKGKANLTSGLWRITVENVAPVLSDKSLRAEFAENYDNARINDVRVRRQIIVKDEERPEDIQPLHNELRSNQHHLAMVSEDSQHQKYCFKQVNTILTKALQELPIDAVWGQIDPKTWREQLQTLFKQLRELRTETLTSGEHQAQLRRQIDDITTHLQSLSRPDTIYTAKIESDLMISDPGDYEITFDYVVPNALWRPWHQARLLVPTNGSSSPATLSFRMDGCVWQNTGEDWTNVDLVFSTARTSLGTEPPLLTDDKLNVKEKSKQILVETRNQQIQTTGLGAGVTPPQRETTSSVNLPGVDDGGEVRTLRPSQKATIPSDGRPYRVPIFSFESKAEIEYILMPEVSCQVVLKSEQINSSTCPILAGPVDLVRSSEFVGKTAIGFIAPGEKFALGWGSDEAMRVQRSQTKKQEKDHLTQWKRVITQTQLFLSNIAAEPREITITERVPVSELEQVKVKVLTKKTTNGVQPDNDGFCTWKLTLAPYSKRQVTLVYQVATAPEVKGAL; via the coding sequence ATGCCATCAATTACACCCCAACAAGACATTCAATCCTTAACTCTTGACGCACCCGTTACCCTCGTTACCCTACTCGAAGACCGCGCCTTAGTGCAACGCAAGGGGAAAGCCAATCTAACATCAGGATTATGGCGCATCACCGTAGAAAATGTCGCCCCCGTACTTTCAGATAAATCCCTGCGGGCAGAATTTGCAGAAAACTATGATAATGCCAGAATCAATGATGTCCGCGTTCGTCGCCAGATAATCGTCAAAGACGAAGAACGACCCGAAGACATTCAACCCTTGCATAACGAGTTGCGATCGAACCAGCATCACCTCGCCATGGTTTCAGAAGACTCTCAACATCAGAAGTATTGCTTTAAACAAGTCAATACCATCTTAACCAAAGCCTTACAAGAATTACCCATTGATGCCGTTTGGGGACAAATTGACCCCAAAACCTGGCGGGAACAATTGCAAACCCTGTTTAAACAACTCCGTGAATTGCGGACAGAAACCTTAACCAGCGGTGAACATCAAGCACAACTCAGACGGCAAATTGATGACATAACCACTCACCTCCAATCCCTATCCCGTCCCGATACAATTTACACCGCCAAAATTGAATCCGATTTAATGATTTCTGACCCTGGAGACTATGAAATTACCTTCGATTACGTTGTTCCCAATGCCTTATGGCGTCCTTGGCATCAAGCCCGTCTGCTAGTCCCAACTAATGGGTCTTCATCACCAGCGACCCTATCATTTCGGATGGATGGGTGTGTCTGGCAAAATACAGGAGAAGACTGGACGAATGTTGATTTAGTCTTTTCCACCGCCCGCACATCTCTAGGAACTGAACCGCCTCTTTTAACAGATGACAAATTAAATGTCAAAGAAAAATCCAAACAAATTCTTGTTGAAACCCGAAATCAGCAGATTCAAACCACTGGACTCGGTGCAGGTGTCACCCCTCCACAGAGAGAAACGACCAGTTCAGTAAACTTACCGGGTGTTGATGATGGCGGCGAAGTCCGGACGCTTCGCCCTAGCCAAAAAGCTACGATTCCCTCTGATGGTCGTCCCTATCGGGTGCCAATTTTTTCCTTTGAGTCCAAGGCTGAGATTGAGTATATCTTAATGCCAGAAGTCTCCTGTCAGGTTGTTCTCAAAAGCGAACAAATTAATTCATCAACCTGTCCCATTCTCGCTGGACCTGTGGACTTAGTACGTTCTTCCGAATTTGTCGGCAAAACTGCCATTGGATTCATCGCCCCCGGAGAAAAATTTGCCTTAGGATGGGGGTCTGATGAAGCCATGCGGGTGCAGCGTAGCCAAACGAAAAAACAAGAAAAAGACCATCTAACCCAGTGGAAACGAGTGATTACGCAAACCCAGTTATTTCTCTCTAATATTGCCGCTGAACCGAGAGAGATTACAATAACAGAGCGGGTTCCGGTGTCAGAATTAGAGCAAGTCAAGGTGAAGGTTTTGACGAAAAAAACGACCAATGGAGTTCAACCTGATAATGATGGATTTTGTACCTGGAAATTGACCCTCGCGCCCTACTCTAAACGTCAAGTCACCCTAGTTTATCAAGTAGCAACAGCGCCAGAGGTGAAAGGAGCATTGTAA